The proteins below are encoded in one region of Silene latifolia isolate original U9 population chromosome 2, ASM4854445v1, whole genome shotgun sequence:
- the LOC141643581 gene encoding putative pectin methylesterase CGR2 isoform X1: MSRRPVNPTRRLVGNGGFPLMGAFPSKTRSSPLLSLTLVVLGVFLILGYMYSGSGRKGIVSRIEGEFSGTLELQRAIPVLKKAYGDGMGKVLHVGPETCSIVSKLIKEEDTQAWGVEPYDLEDADSNCKTLVRKGFVRVADIKFPLPYRPSSFSLVIVSDALDYLSPKYLNKTIPELTRVAADGVVIFTGFPGQQRARVTELSKFGRPAKMRSQSWWVRFFGQIGVEVNEAAAKKFEQAATKQAYQPACQVFHLKSSQ, from the exons ATGTCAAGGAGACCAGTAAACCCAACTCGTCGCTTGGTGGGCAATGGAGGATTTCCTCTTATGGGAGCATTCCCATCAAAGACACGATCGTCTCCCTTGCTGTCACTCACCCTTGTTGTTCTG GGTGTCTTCCTTATTCTTGGATACATGTACAGCGGTTCAG GGCGAAAAGGCATTGTTAGCCGGATTGAAG GGGAGTTTTCAGGCACCCTAGAACTGCAGAGAGCAATACCTGTTCTCAAGAAAGCTTATGGTGACGGTATGGGCAAGGTTTTGCATGTTGGACCTGAGACATGTTCAATTGTCTCTAAGCTGATAAAAGAAGAGGATACACAAGCATGGGGTGTTGAACCATATGACCTTGAGGATGCCGATTCTAATTGCAAAACTCTTGTACGGAAAGGTTTTGTGCGCGTTGCTGACATCAAATTCCCATTACCTTATAGGCCATCATCGTTTTCTTTAGTTATCGTCTCAGATGCATTGGATTACCTATCCCCAAAATATTTGAACAAAACTATTCCCGAGTTAACAAGGGTCGCTGCTGATGGTGTTGTCATATTCACTG GTTTTCCGGGTCAACAGAGGGCTAGAGTGACAGAGCTATCCAAATTTGGACGCCCG GCTAAAATGAGAAGCCAGTCATGGTGGGTTCGGTTTTTTGGTCAGATCGGTGTGGAAGTTAACGAAGCTGCTGCTAAAAAGTTTGAACAGGCTGCAACCAAACAGGCTTACCAGCCAGCCTGCCAAGTTTTCCACCTTAAATCCTCTCAGTGA
- the LOC141643581 gene encoding putative pectin methylesterase CGR2 isoform X2 → MSRRPVNPTRRLVGNGGFPLMGAFPSKTRSSPLLSLTLVVLVLFMPFRCQPILKFVLQLVVAGEFSGTLELQRAIPVLKKAYGDGMGKVLHVGPETCSIVSKLIKEEDTQAWGVEPYDLEDADSNCKTLVRKGFVRVADIKFPLPYRPSSFSLVIVSDALDYLSPKYLNKTIPELTRVAADGVVIFTGFPGQQRARVTELSKFGRPAKMRSQSWWVRFFGQIGVEVNEAAAKKFEQAATKQAYQPACQVFHLKSSQ, encoded by the exons ATGTCAAGGAGACCAGTAAACCCAACTCGTCGCTTGGTGGGCAATGGAGGATTTCCTCTTATGGGAGCATTCCCATCAAAGACACGATCGTCTCCCTTGCTGTCACTCACCCTTGTTGTTCTGGTACTTTTCATGCCTTTTAGATGTCAA CCTATACTAAAGTTCGTTTTGCAACTTGTGGTTGCAGGGGAGTTTTCAGGCACCCTAGAACTGCAGAGAGCAATACCTGTTCTCAAGAAAGCTTATGGTGACGGTATGGGCAAGGTTTTGCATGTTGGACCTGAGACATGTTCAATTGTCTCTAAGCTGATAAAAGAAGAGGATACACAAGCATGGGGTGTTGAACCATATGACCTTGAGGATGCCGATTCTAATTGCAAAACTCTTGTACGGAAAGGTTTTGTGCGCGTTGCTGACATCAAATTCCCATTACCTTATAGGCCATCATCGTTTTCTTTAGTTATCGTCTCAGATGCATTGGATTACCTATCCCCAAAATATTTGAACAAAACTATTCCCGAGTTAACAAGGGTCGCTGCTGATGGTGTTGTCATATTCACTG GTTTTCCGGGTCAACAGAGGGCTAGAGTGACAGAGCTATCCAAATTTGGACGCCCG GCTAAAATGAGAAGCCAGTCATGGTGGGTTCGGTTTTTTGGTCAGATCGGTGTGGAAGTTAACGAAGCTGCTGCTAAAAAGTTTGAACAGGCTGCAACCAAACAGGCTTACCAGCCAGCCTGCCAAGTTTTCCACCTTAAATCCTCTCAGTGA
- the LOC141631480 gene encoding 1-aminocyclopropane-1-carboxylate synthase 9: MKMLSRLATNNTHGQDSSYFLGWEEYEKNPYNETTNPTGMIQMGLAENQLCFDLLESWLLENPDHSSMQKNGQSVFRDLALFQDYHGLPEFKKAFVNYMSKLRGDKVIFDPTKLVLTAGATSANETLIFCLANPGEAILIPTPYYPGFDRDLKWRTGAEIVPIKCTSRNGFRITESALVDAYNSAKKRGLKVKSILVTNPNNPLGTTLSKDEITLLLNFISSKHIHLISDEIYAGTVFDTPTYISVLEALLDKKWANNKDLHKRVHIVSSLSKDLGLPGFRVGAIYSNDPLVVSTATKMSSFGLVSAQTQYLLAGLLSDDKFMDKYINHNKRRLRDRQSMLVSGLKQAGISCLESNSGLYCWVNLSHLLKSNSFEAEMELWKEMVYKVKLNISPGSSCHCVEPGWFRICFANLSEDVLNLAMQRIQDYLATKFSKNSHYGMRHSRRVRSLTKWVFQLSFDDKEPEER; the protein is encoded by the exons ATGAAGATGTTATCAAGATTAGCAACAAATAATACTCATGGTCAAGATTCTTCGTACTTCCTCGGTTGGGAAGAGTACGAGAAAAATCCTTACAATGAGACTACTAATCCTACTGGTATGATCCAAATGGGTCTTGCTGAAAATCAACTTTGTTTCGATCTTCTCGAGTCTTGGCTCCTCGAAAATCCTGACCATTCTTCCATGCAGAAGAATGGCCAGTCTGTTTTTAGAGACCTCGCTCTCTTTCAGGATTATCATGGCCTTCCCGAGTTTAAAAAA GCTTTCGTGAATTATATGTCCAAGTTAAGAGGAGATAAGGTGATATTTGACCCCACTAAACTCGTTCTTACTGCGGGTGCCACCTCCGCGAATGAGACGCTCATTTTTTGTTTGGCTAACCCGGGTGAGGCTATTCTCATTCCTACGCCTTACTATCCAGG GTTTGATAGAGATCTTAAGTGGCGAACTGGGGCAGAGATCGTCCCAATAAAATGCACAAGCAGAAACGGGTTTAGGATAACTGAGTCCGCCCTAGTGGACGCGTACAATTCAGCCAAGAAACGTGGGCTTAAGGTGAAGAGCATACTAGTCACCAACCCAAACAACCCTCTAGGAACCACATTGTCGAAAGACGAGATTACCCTCCTTCTCAACTTCATTTCATCCAAACATATCCACCTCATTAGCGACGAAATATACGCCGGGACAGTATTCGACACCCCAACCTACATTAGTGTCTTGGAAGCTCTCTTAGACAAAAAATGGGCCAATAACAAGGACCTACATAAACGTGTCCACATAGTGTCTAGCTTGTCCAAGGACTTGGGCCTTCCCGGGTTCAGAGTCGGGGCAATCTACTCCAACGACCCGTTAGTCGTCTCCACTGCCACAAAAATGTCAAGTTTCGGCCTAGTCTCGGCTCAAACACAATACCTCCTCGCAGGGCTATTATCGGACGACAAATTCATGGATAAATACATCAACCATAATAAAAGGCGGCTCAGAGACCGACAATCTATGCTGGTCTCGGGCCTTAAGCAAGCCGGGATCAGCTGCTTAGAGAGCAATAGCGGACTTTACTGTTGGGTCAACTTAAGCCACTTGTTAAAATCTAATTCGTTCGAGGCCGAGATGGAACTATGGAAGGAGATGGTTTACAAAGTGAAACTAAATATTTCACCCGGTTCATCTTGTCACTGTGTCGAACCGGGTTGGTTTAGAATATGCTTCGCTAATTTGTCTGAAGACGTTTTAAACCTCGCCATGCAACGTATACAAGACTACCTTGCGACCAAGTTTAGTAAAAATAGTCATTATGGTATGAGGCATTCACGGAGGGTTAGGTCACTCACTAAGTGGGTTTTTCAACTATCGTTCGACGACAAGGAGCCGGAAGAACGATAG